The following are encoded in a window of Flavobacterium psychrotrophum genomic DNA:
- a CDS encoding plasmid mobilization protein: MMEGVNDNNKNKGGRPPKEIKRNQVMAIKCTLFERKAIEAKARKAKLTISEYLRELGLTSKINFRNKALPKEVLSFTATLNHMAANLNQIAKKRNSNDELNPLERAELKVQSGQVKELAQQIKNYLL; the protein is encoded by the coding sequence ATGATGGAAGGAGTGAATGACAACAATAAGAATAAAGGCGGCAGGCCTCCCAAAGAGATTAAAAGGAACCAGGTAATGGCAATCAAGTGTACACTCTTTGAGCGTAAGGCTATTGAAGCCAAAGCAAGAAAAGCAAAACTTACCATATCAGAATACCTGCGTGAACTTGGGCTGACTTCAAAAATTAATTTCAGGAATAAAGCCTTGCCAAAAGAAGTTTTAAGCTTTACCGCAACGCTAAACCACATGGCTGCAAACCTGAACCAGATTGCAAAAAAACGCAACAGCAATGACGAGCTTAACCCGTTGGAACGGGCAGAACTCAAAGTACAGTCCGGCCAAGTGAAAGAGCTTGCCCAGCAAATAAAAAACTACCTCTTATGA
- a CDS encoding DUF262 domain-containing protein, with protein sequence MHFYNKTTLGLFDSSQKHFVIPVYQRAYSWDKSEWRTFLNDLLEQIEGQNNYFYGNILLETIKKDVKYEIIDGQQRITTLTIFIRSIINVLGKRSVDLIQEFDPVLLKHIYLKNEGNIKLRPVEYDRACYDAIIIDNNDNFEMHSQSQIRIKSAKDFFSEELDKLSTDIILKILEKIQGTELTVIELDGKKDSALMFELENNRGKDLTNMEKIKSYFMYQMYVYSEPEEIESNIENISNIFKSIYLLINDLKLNEDSVLLYHNNAYVNGYNYRSLNDVKHLFKQSNNKVEWIKTYINELHTTFSNLKKFERTQILYAEKLKSLKIPAFIYPFIIKGYKSFGSDDRRMNTLFNVLEIVTFRTKLINSRANIQERLNSILLKFDGNLLDLINDIKNKLNESWYWGDIQTKHYLNGAIYGNSILHYLLWEYESSIQNKGYNIRKFSLENEQIEHISPQTPTNGDHIKSGYEVDENSSYSEEFVNLHLNSLGNLMLISGSHNSSIGNRPFSEKIASYNSNPLLNQQAEIREFAESTEVNYTWKITSIEKRHKHLSNFAMRKWSFDNIDKSYLIPTLEEYLNS encoded by the coding sequence ATGCATTTTTACAATAAAACAACATTAGGCCTATTTGACAGTTCTCAAAAGCATTTTGTAATACCTGTTTATCAAAGGGCATACTCTTGGGATAAATCTGAATGGAGAACTTTTTTGAATGACCTTTTAGAACAAATTGAAGGACAAAACAATTATTTCTATGGTAATATCCTCTTAGAAACCATAAAAAAGGATGTAAAATACGAAATAATAGATGGACAACAGAGAATCACTACTCTTACAATATTTATACGTTCAATTATAAATGTACTTGGAAAGCGTAGTGTGGACTTAATTCAAGAATTTGACCCAGTCTTATTAAAGCATATTTATTTGAAAAATGAAGGCAATATAAAATTACGCCCAGTTGAATATGACAGAGCTTGTTATGATGCAATCATTATAGATAACAATGATAATTTTGAAATGCATTCACAATCACAAATAAGAATTAAATCTGCTAAAGATTTCTTTAGTGAAGAACTTGACAAATTATCTACAGATATAATTTTAAAAATCCTTGAGAAAATACAGGGGACTGAATTAACAGTTATTGAACTTGATGGCAAGAAGGATTCAGCATTAATGTTTGAATTGGAAAATAATAGAGGCAAAGATTTGACAAACATGGAAAAGATAAAATCTTATTTTATGTATCAAATGTATGTTTACAGTGAGCCAGAGGAAATTGAATCTAATATTGAAAATATTTCTAATATTTTCAAGTCAATATATCTTTTAATAAATGACCTTAAATTAAATGAAGACAGCGTATTGCTTTATCACAATAACGCCTATGTGAATGGTTACAATTATAGAAGTTTAAATGATGTAAAGCATTTGTTCAAGCAATCTAATAATAAGGTTGAGTGGATTAAAACTTACATTAACGAACTTCATACAACCTTTTCTAATCTTAAAAAGTTTGAAAGAACCCAAATATTATATGCTGAGAAACTTAAGTCCTTAAAAATTCCAGCATTTATATATCCATTTATCATTAAAGGATACAAATCTTTTGGCTCAGATGATAGAAGAATGAATACTTTATTTAACGTCCTTGAAATAGTAACCTTTAGAACGAAATTAATTAACAGTCGAGCGAATATTCAAGAAAGGTTAAATAGTATATTGCTTAAATTTGATGGTAACCTATTAGATTTAATAAACGATATCAAGAATAAATTGAATGAATCTTGGTATTGGGGAGATATACAAACAAAACATTATTTAAATGGAGCTATTTATGGAAATAGCATATTGCATTACTTATTATGGGAATACGAATCTTCAATTCAAAATAAAGGTTATAATATCAGAAAGTTTTCATTAGAAAATGAGCAAATAGAGCATATTTCCCCACAAACCCCTACTAATGGAGACCATATAAAGAGCGGATATGAGGTAGATGAAAACTCTTCATATTCTGAAGAATTCGTCAATCTACATTTAAATTCTTTAGGGAATCTAATGTTAATCTCGGGTTCACATAATTCATCTATTGGTAATAGGCCTTTTAGTGAAAAGATTGCATCATATAATTCAAACCCATTATTGAATCAACAAGCTGAAATAAGAGAATTTGCGGAATCAACCGAAGTTAATTATACTTGGAAAATAACATCAATTGAAAAGCGACACAAACATTTATCTAATTTTGCTATGCGAAAATGGAGTTTTGACAACATTGATAAAAGTTATTTAATACCAA
- a CDS encoding site-specific integrase, giving the protein MKSKNTFGIQFVIRMPKQQKNEKATVYARITVNGRRSEISLKQKIQPKDWDDVKGRAKGKREEIVKLNSHIERVRTIIADGYNDLVQQRKTVTVDAVKSLFVGGDEEAMTLGKLIAYHNQEAAHKLASGTMKNYITTQRYIEKFLKDKYKRNDIALAELNYRFVMDFESYLANYVPQDHQKPLNNNGIMKHIERLRKMVNLAITLDWLPKDPFASFKKHFDKVERQCLNTEELASLANKEFKIDRLEHVRDMFLFSCYTGLAYIDMTQLTKENIIKGIDGGLWLSTSRVKTDTSVRVPLLPQAKVLVDKYKDDPRAQYSSTVFPVISNQRMNGYLKEIADVCGITKTLTFHIARHTFATTVTLSNGVPIESVSKMLGHTSIRTTQIYAKVVESKLSEDMGRLQERLNVALG; this is encoded by the coding sequence ATGAAAAGCAAAAACACATTTGGTATCCAGTTTGTTATCAGGATGCCCAAGCAGCAAAAGAATGAAAAAGCGACCGTGTATGCCCGCATAACGGTAAATGGAAGAAGGTCTGAAATCTCCCTTAAACAAAAGATTCAGCCTAAAGACTGGGATGATGTAAAGGGGCGTGCAAAGGGCAAGCGTGAGGAAATTGTAAAACTTAATAGCCATATTGAGCGCGTGCGCACCATAATAGCCGATGGCTATAACGATTTGGTACAACAACGCAAAACTGTAACTGTAGATGCAGTAAAATCTTTGTTTGTCGGTGGTGATGAAGAAGCCATGACACTTGGTAAACTCATAGCCTACCACAATCAGGAGGCAGCCCATAAACTTGCGTCCGGCACGATGAAGAATTATATTACTACCCAAAGGTATATTGAAAAGTTCCTGAAGGATAAGTACAAGAGGAATGATATTGCCCTTGCAGAACTCAATTACCGCTTTGTAATGGACTTTGAGAGCTATCTTGCTAACTATGTACCCCAAGACCACCAAAAGCCCCTTAACAACAATGGTATTATGAAGCATATTGAAAGGCTGCGCAAAATGGTAAACCTTGCCATCACTTTAGACTGGCTTCCTAAAGACCCTTTTGCCAGTTTTAAAAAGCACTTTGATAAAGTGGAACGCCAGTGCCTGAATACGGAAGAACTCGCAAGCCTTGCGAACAAGGAATTTAAAATTGACCGTTTGGAGCACGTTCGTGATATGTTTCTGTTTAGTTGCTATACCGGACTTGCGTACATCGACATGACACAACTCACCAAAGAAAATATCATCAAAGGCATTGATGGCGGGCTTTGGTTGTCAACCAGCAGGGTTAAAACAGACACAAGTGTCCGTGTACCGCTGTTACCACAGGCAAAAGTATTAGTCGACAAATACAAAGATGACCCACGGGCACAATACAGCAGTACTGTATTCCCTGTTATTTCTAACCAGCGTATGAATGGTTACCTAAAAGAGATTGCAGATGTATGTGGTATAACTAAAACGCTAACGTTCCATATCGCCCGCCATACATTTGCAACAACCGTTACCCTGAGTAATGGTGTTCCGATTGAAAGTGTTTCCAAGATGCTTGGCCATACCAGTATCCGAACTACCCAGATTTATGCCAAGGTTGTTGAAAGTAAATTGAGTGAAGATATGGGAAGGCTACAGGAACGGCTGAACGTCGCTTTAGGATAG
- a CDS encoding helix-turn-helix domain-containing protein has product MNVELITRDDLERFKKDLLEEIRKFQAFPRKRGEEQRNWLKSFEVRKLLGISAGTLQNLRINGTLPFSKIGGLLYYRYEDILKLMDGTGE; this is encoded by the coding sequence ATGAATGTAGAGCTAATTACAAGGGACGACCTTGAACGATTCAAAAAAGATTTATTGGAAGAAATCCGCAAATTTCAGGCATTCCCACGCAAGCGTGGCGAAGAACAACGCAACTGGCTTAAAAGCTTTGAAGTACGAAAGCTGTTAGGCATCTCAGCAGGTACATTGCAAAATTTACGTATCAATGGCACATTGCCGTTTAGCAAAATTGGTGGCTTACTGTACTACCGTTATGAGGATATACTGAAGCTAATGGACGGCACTGGCGAATAA
- a CDS encoding N-6 DNA methylase: protein MTYVEFFSNLGFDFNVDLKPKSIDIEKEATLSQKLENSVFFYKSPNNTNTSFYIVTSWLETTELEQFRKYVWNKNDADIIFYFPNEAAEVVMFYAKYSPKFSNKESVLEVFSTTKKDLDTIDKIKHWQFDSGVFWLNYRSFINKAKYKGIDKELVSTLKALKEQLNQLLLQSISDENIRNEVVQALIDRTLYIKYLEDNHIINSYFFSHYFNDTTLNYEKLLENNAKKDINDLYSIIHEIFNNSLFDTPKIDEKYLTSEVCNIIAKSFNHNVSTGQLRLFDFRFDVLPVEFISYIYEVFLSEKQKENGIYYTPKKLAQLIVDDVINDDKIGSILDPSSGSGMFLITGYQRLLEIAQKLKLEPQDSIEKIKYRTQLLSENIFGIEKELTAQRFTLFSLSLQIFIGINPEEIKEFIAKELKDNKKINLFSEYSFFQNIKHANTLNSSEIPFEEKVFSYIVGNPPFFEIPNTSEFKNEISFLNSYQVSLSDGNKTLAKNIVSDAQISQCFFLKIKDWSNQNTRFGFVSNSSNFYYSEPFQNYFYANYGIEKVYELSRVKKILFEKAKESVIAVIFTNSNQDENIDYHPVDLGLFSEKPFELLIIQEDKIIEINQKELVDNKVRLRDYLVGNQFDLELINSVDESSTAIVNFIKKRENNTLFIHTGLQLAGVDVIIKEFGITRETYNSNKKQYLENYCNKYSQPLKSEDFPTPLITSKNIDNFVIEGINSYANDISNFRRKGYNEDIYQGDRILWGRIGQNLKAVYTNEKIYFNFDVHVIKLTNPDLYYLFTAILNSRVVNYYINLVLRKRIFDFHSKIDKSDFCNIPIPRLLNEEKVSRISAISQELLNGTYHYAEKEQELNELIYGLYELSYWDKQRVNDYFLPKSRIGRKRNALDGYKNTLKELVGFYFESLITIEETTTDFNLIVVKISFNNNPNSPIATKAKKYLLNEIFEENPNANFLASQEKIFGKDCVFIIKEDINKNWTETKAFEDGQDILKRLIPNVNGEGIH, encoded by the coding sequence ATGACTTATGTAGAGTTTTTTTCTAATTTAGGTTTTGACTTCAACGTTGATTTGAAGCCAAAATCTATTGATATTGAGAAAGAAGCTACTTTATCTCAAAAACTTGAAAATTCGGTTTTTTTTTATAAAAGTCCGAATAATACCAATACCTCTTTTTATATTGTTACTTCTTGGTTAGAAACAACAGAACTTGAACAGTTTAGAAAATATGTTTGGAATAAGAACGATGCAGATATAATTTTCTATTTTCCTAATGAAGCTGCGGAGGTAGTAATGTTCTACGCAAAATACTCGCCTAAATTTTCAAATAAAGAAAGTGTTTTAGAGGTTTTTTCAACTACAAAAAAGGATTTAGACACCATAGATAAAATAAAACACTGGCAGTTTGATAGCGGAGTGTTTTGGTTAAATTATCGTTCTTTTATCAATAAGGCGAAATATAAAGGAATTGATAAAGAATTAGTTTCTACATTAAAAGCTTTAAAGGAGCAATTAAATCAGTTATTATTACAATCCATATCTGATGAAAATATTAGGAATGAAGTAGTTCAAGCTCTGATTGACAGAACGTTATATATAAAGTATTTAGAGGATAACCATATTATCAACTCATATTTTTTTAGTCACTATTTTAATGATACTACTCTTAACTATGAGAAATTATTAGAAAATAACGCTAAAAAAGACATCAATGATTTGTATAGTATTATACACGAAATATTCAACAATTCACTTTTTGATACTCCAAAAATTGACGAAAAGTATCTAACAAGTGAAGTCTGTAACATTATCGCCAAGTCTTTTAACCACAATGTAAGCACGGGGCAGTTAAGACTATTTGATTTCAGATTTGACGTTTTACCGGTTGAATTTATAAGTTATATCTATGAGGTCTTTTTGTCTGAAAAGCAGAAAGAAAATGGCATTTATTATACTCCAAAAAAACTAGCTCAGCTAATTGTAGATGATGTAATAAACGATGATAAAATAGGTTCAATTTTAGACCCTTCAAGTGGGTCAGGAATGTTTTTGATTACAGGGTATCAAAGACTTTTAGAAATTGCACAAAAGCTAAAATTAGAACCACAAGACAGTATTGAAAAGATAAAATACCGGACACAGCTTTTGTCTGAAAATATATTTGGAATAGAAAAAGAATTAACGGCACAACGATTTACGTTATTTTCTCTTTCCTTACAGATTTTTATTGGGATTAATCCGGAAGAAATAAAAGAGTTTATTGCTAAAGAATTAAAGGACAATAAGAAGATTAACCTATTTTCAGAGTATTCCTTTTTTCAGAATATTAAACACGCTAACACCCTTAATTCTTCAGAAATACCTTTTGAAGAAAAGGTATTCTCGTACATAGTCGGAAATCCGCCATTCTTTGAAATCCCGAATACTTCTGAGTTTAAAAATGAAATATCATTTTTAAATTCTTACCAAGTTTCATTGTCAGATGGCAACAAAACTCTTGCGAAGAATATTGTAAGTGATGCACAAATTTCACAATGTTTCTTTTTAAAAATTAAAGACTGGAGCAATCAAAATACTAGGTTTGGTTTTGTTTCAAACAGTTCTAATTTTTATTATTCTGAACCTTTCCAAAATTATTTTTATGCTAATTACGGGATTGAAAAAGTTTATGAACTCTCAAGAGTTAAAAAGATTTTATTTGAAAAAGCAAAAGAAAGCGTCATAGCAGTGATTTTTACAAATAGTAATCAAGATGAAAACATCGATTACCATCCTGTAGATTTAGGTCTGTTCTCTGAAAAACCTTTTGAATTACTAATAATCCAAGAGGATAAAATAATTGAAATAAACCAAAAAGAATTAGTTGACAATAAAGTTCGATTAAGAGATTACTTAGTGGGAAATCAATTTGATTTGGAACTAATAAACTCAGTCGATGAAAGCAGTACCGCTATTGTTAATTTCATAAAAAAGCGTGAAAACAATACACTATTCATTCATACTGGTTTGCAGTTAGCTGGTGTAGATGTAATTATTAAAGAATTTGGGATAACAAGAGAAACTTACAATTCTAATAAAAAGCAATATCTTGAAAATTATTGTAACAAGTATAGTCAACCTTTAAAAAGCGAAGATTTTCCGACACCCCTCATAACTTCAAAAAATATTGATAATTTTGTTATAGAAGGGATTAATTCTTACGCTAATGATATTTCAAATTTTAGACGTAAAGGATATAACGAAGATATTTATCAGGGAGACCGAATTTTATGGGGCAGAATTGGTCAGAATTTGAAGGCAGTATATACAAATGAAAAAATATATTTCAACTTTGATGTTCACGTTATTAAGTTAACTAACCCAGACCTTTATTATTTATTTACGGCAATATTAAACTCACGAGTTGTAAACTATTATATAAATCTTGTTCTAAGAAAGAGGATATTTGACTTTCATTCAAAAATTGATAAATCTGATTTTTGTAACATACCTATTCCAAGGTTATTAAACGAAGAAAAAGTTTCTCGAATATCAGCTATAAGTCAAGAGTTGTTAAATGGCACTTATCATTATGCTGAAAAAGAACAAGAATTAAATGAGCTGATATACGGTTTGTATGAATTATCTTATTGGGACAAGCAGAGAGTTAACGATTATTTTCTTCCAAAATCAAGAATTGGAAGAAAGAGAAATGCTTTAGATGGATATAAGAATACTTTAAAAGAATTAGTAGGATTTTATTTTGAAAGTTTAATAACCATCGAAGAAACCACTACAGATTTCAATTTAATAGTTGTAAAAATATCCTTTAATAATAACCCCAACAGTCCTATTGCTACTAAAGCAAAGAAATATTTGCTTAATGAAATTTTTGAGGAAAACCCAAATGCAAACTTTTTAGCAAGTCAGGAAAAGATTTTCGGGAAAGATTGTGTCTTCATTATTAAAGAAGATATAAACAAAAACTGGACAGAAACGAAAGCCTTTGAAGATGGGCAGGATATTTTAAAACGATTAATACCTAATGTGAATGGAGAGGGAATACATTAG
- a CDS encoding PDDEXK nuclease domain-containing protein, with product MILDQSLIQDIKAIIVSSKEKAIRAVDHERTLMYWQIGRRIFEEEQQGKDRADYGNYLTKLISEELEPEFGSGFSKRQIELFRQFYRTFPIANAVRSQLGWTHYKMLLRLDNEDKREFYIAEAIKNNWTTRQLERQIHSSLWERLLLSNDKESVLAVARNEKHPSDAKEIIKDPMYLEFLGLHREASYYEKDLEQAIITHLHDFLLELGNGFAFVARQKRLHIEGDEFFIDLVFYNRLLQCFVIIEIKTHKLTHQDVGQLQMYVNYYDRYEKQDFEKSTIGILLCAEKNNAVVKISLPEDNKTIIASEYKLYLPTEQQLIEELKKEIEKRG from the coding sequence ATGATTTTAGACCAATCCTTAATACAAGATATTAAAGCTATCATCGTTTCCTCTAAGGAAAAGGCCATACGTGCGGTAGACCACGAGCGCACACTAATGTATTGGCAGATTGGCAGACGTATTTTTGAAGAAGAACAACAGGGAAAAGACCGTGCAGATTATGGTAATTATCTCACGAAATTAATATCAGAGGAATTAGAACCGGAATTTGGGAGTGGTTTTTCTAAAAGGCAGATAGAACTCTTTCGACAATTTTACAGAACTTTTCCAATTGCGAACGCAGTGCGTTCGCAATTGGGCTGGACACATTATAAAATGCTTTTACGTCTTGATAACGAAGATAAAAGAGAATTTTATATAGCAGAAGCAATTAAAAACAATTGGACCACACGCCAGTTAGAAAGGCAGATACATAGCAGTCTTTGGGAGCGTTTACTTTTAAGCAACGATAAGGAAAGTGTATTAGCAGTAGCGCGTAACGAAAAACATCCTTCAGATGCGAAGGAAATAATAAAAGACCCAATGTATCTTGAATTTTTAGGATTGCACAGGGAAGCATCGTATTACGAGAAAGATTTAGAGCAGGCTATTATAACTCATCTACACGATTTTCTACTTGAACTTGGAAATGGCTTTGCATTTGTTGCTCGGCAGAAGAGGCTTCACATCGAAGGAGATGAGTTTTTCATAGACCTTGTTTTCTATAACCGCCTATTGCAATGTTTTGTAATCATCGAGATAAAAACACACAAGCTTACCCACCAAGATGTCGGGCAATTACAAATGTATGTCAATTACTATGACCGATATGAAAAACAGGATTTTGAGAAATCTACAATAGGGATTCTACTGTGTGCCGAAAAAAACAATGCAGTAGTAAAAATTTCTTTACCGGAAGATAATAAAACCATCATTGCAAGCGAGTATAAACTTTACCTACCAACTGAACAACAACTAATTGAGGAACTTAAAAAAGAAATAGAAAAAAGAGGCTAA
- a CDS encoding relaxase/mobilization nuclease domain-containing protein, with product MIGHVSIGASIYHLLSYVLEDKKELSEEKKLALAASDHLQHSERAEVLEYNKCFGNKYELTEQFKDVSKLSSRIEKTMLHLSLRLAPGEQLTKAQLTDMGRACAKAFGVADHQYICVLHKDTKEQHIHVAANRVGFDGKVATDSNSYKRMAELCRKLEKQCGLQQVLSPRKFLSATDRQLPRHDSRKEKLKADIQQTLKQTSSYPAFEKQMKGLGYKILKGRGISFVDDKKVKFKGSEVGFSLTKIERILSLQQQLDAKRASQKNERLDDSATRTNNFKSAKSQQFNHETSFESVEKQITGLLGQLLTPEYTSDYRDPELIRQPKKKRKPGMRH from the coding sequence ATGATTGGGCATGTGTCCATAGGGGCTTCAATTTATCACCTGCTCAGTTATGTACTGGAAGATAAAAAAGAACTATCTGAAGAAAAGAAATTAGCGCTTGCTGCAAGCGACCATTTGCAGCACAGCGAGCGTGCGGAGGTACTGGAATACAACAAATGCTTTGGCAACAAATATGAACTCACCGAGCAGTTCAAAGATGTAAGCAAGCTAAGTAGCCGTATTGAAAAAACAATGCTGCATTTGTCTTTACGGTTGGCACCGGGAGAACAATTGACCAAGGCGCAACTAACCGACATGGGCAGGGCTTGTGCTAAAGCGTTTGGCGTAGCCGACCATCAATACATCTGCGTACTACACAAGGATACCAAAGAGCAGCATATCCATGTTGCTGCCAACCGGGTAGGCTTTGATGGAAAGGTAGCTACAGACAGCAACAGTTATAAGCGGATGGCAGAACTCTGCCGGAAGCTTGAAAAGCAATGCGGCTTGCAGCAAGTATTAAGCCCTAGGAAATTCCTATCAGCAACGGACAGGCAACTGCCCAGACACGACAGCCGGAAAGAAAAACTGAAAGCGGATATACAGCAAACTTTAAAACAAACCAGTAGCTACCCGGCCTTTGAAAAGCAGATGAAAGGTTTAGGATATAAAATTTTAAAAGGAAGAGGTATATCCTTTGTGGATGATAAAAAAGTAAAGTTTAAAGGTAGTGAGGTTGGTTTTTCTCTGACCAAGATTGAAAGGATATTAAGCTTACAGCAGCAGCTTGACGCGAAACGGGCGAGCCAAAAGAATGAACGTTTAGATGATAGCGCCACCCGTACCAATAACTTTAAATCAGCGAAAAGTCAGCAGTTTAACCACGAAACTTCTTTTGAATCGGTTGAAAAACAAATCACAGGGCTTTTAGGGCAACTATTGACTCCTGAATATACTTCAGATTATAGAGATCCTGAACTAATCCGACAACCTAAAAAGAAAAGGAAGCCAGGTATGAGACACTAA
- a CDS encoding toprim domain-containing protein — MDKLTCATAKQIDLVDFLASLGYEPSKIRNADYWYQSPLRNEQTASFKVNRKLNVWYDHGMGKGGDLIDFGKEYFRCTTSELLQKLSTGNAETFLFQQQEKPKLSNSSNSISAGEKKKDSEAKILVTDSRVISDSRLMNYLEKRNIPLEVARQYCHEVDFTLYGKKQTAIGFKNDTGGYELRSEYFKGSSSPKAVSFIDVGSKSLNVFEGFFDFLSYKAITQKAAEPPPNFIVLNSLAFFQKSWELMEKHERVNLYLDRDEAGMKLTKEALERNPEKFTDQSILYKNHKDLNDWLKQPETIKPVKKHGRSI, encoded by the coding sequence ATGGATAAGCTAACCTGTGCCACAGCAAAACAGATTGACCTTGTGGATTTCCTCGCTTCGCTCGGATATGAACCGTCAAAAATCAGAAACGCAGATTATTGGTATCAATCCCCTTTACGAAACGAACAGACCGCTTCTTTTAAAGTCAACCGGAAGCTAAATGTTTGGTACGACCACGGGATGGGCAAGGGCGGTGACCTGATCGATTTTGGAAAGGAATACTTCCGTTGTACCACAAGTGAACTACTGCAAAAGTTATCGACTGGTAATGCCGAAACCTTTCTTTTTCAACAGCAGGAGAAACCGAAGCTATCGAATAGTTCCAATAGCATTTCTGCCGGTGAAAAAAAGAAGGATAGTGAGGCCAAAATATTGGTTACAGATAGCAGGGTTATTTCGGATAGTCGCTTGATGAACTATTTGGAAAAACGGAATATCCCATTGGAGGTTGCCAGGCAATATTGCCATGAAGTTGACTTTACGTTGTACGGTAAAAAGCAGACTGCTATCGGATTTAAAAATGATACAGGAGGGTATGAACTAAGGAGCGAATATTTTAAAGGTAGCAGTTCGCCAAAGGCCGTAAGCTTCATAGATGTCGGGTCAAAATCCCTAAATGTCTTTGAAGGCTTTTTCGACTTTCTGTCATATAAAGCGATAACCCAAAAAGCAGCTGAACCGCCACCAAATTTTATAGTATTAAACTCCCTTGCCTTTTTTCAAAAGTCCTGGGAGCTTATGGAGAAGCATGAACGTGTTAACCTCTACCTTGACAGGGATGAGGCAGGTATGAAACTCACTAAAGAAGCTTTGGAAAGGAACCCTGAAAAGTTTACAGACCAAAGTATACTATACAAAAATCATAAGGATTTGAACGACTGGCTAAAGCAGCCTGAAACAATTAAACCAGTTAAAAAGCATGGAAGGTCTATATGA